A section of the Saccopteryx leptura isolate mSacLep1 chromosome 6, mSacLep1_pri_phased_curated, whole genome shotgun sequence genome encodes:
- the MRPL52 gene encoding large ribosomal subunit protein mL52 isoform X2, with translation MAASGFPRSVAPGHRGHTHFRFPFLGMAALGSLLSSVRRLHCSAAARAGSQWRLQQGLAASPSGYGPLTELPDWSYADGRPAPPMKGQLRRKAQREKFARRVVLLSQEMEAGLQAWELKQQEKLQEEERKQKNALKPKGAALQSS, from the exons ATGGCGGCTTCCGGCTTCCCCCGAAGCGTCGCGCCTGGCCACCGAGGCCATACCCACTTCCGGTTTCCATTCCTCGGCATGGCCGCTTTAGGCTCTCTGCTCTCTA GTGTCCGGAGGCTGCACTGCAGCGCGGCGGCTCGGGCAGGCAGCCAGTGGAGACTCCA GCAGGGCCTGGCGGCCAGCCCCTCCGGCTACGGACCCCTTACGGAGCTCCCGGACTGGTCTTACGCGG ATGGCCGCCCTGCTCCTCCAATGAAAGGCCAGCTTCGAAGAAAAGCCCAAAGGGAGAAGTTTGCA AGACGAGTTGTACTGCTGTCACAGGAAATGGAAGCTGGATTACAGGCATGGGAGCTCAAGCAGCAGGAGAAGttgcaggaagaagaaaggaagcagaaaaatgCTCTTAAACCTAAAGGGGCTGCTCTGCAGAGCTCATGA
- the MRPL52 gene encoding large ribosomal subunit protein mL52 isoform X4 — MAASGFPRSVAPGHRGHTHFRFPFLGMAALGSLLSTGVRRLHCSAAARAGSQWRLQQGLAASPSGYGPLTELPDWSYAETSCTAVTGNGSWITGMGAQAAGEVAGRRKEAEKCS; from the exons ATGGCGGCTTCCGGCTTCCCCCGAAGCGTCGCGCCTGGCCACCGAGGCCATACCCACTTCCGGTTTCCATTCCTCGGCATGGCCGCTTTAGGCTCTCTGCTCTCTA CAGGTGTCCGGAGGCTGCACTGCAGCGCGGCGGCTCGGGCAGGCAGCCAGTGGAGACTCCA GCAGGGCCTGGCGGCCAGCCCCTCCGGCTACGGACCCCTTACGGAGCTCCCGGACTGGTCTTACGCGG AGACGAGTTGTACTGCTGTCACAGGAAATGGAAGCTGGATTACAGGCATGGGAGCTCAAGCAGCAGGAGAAGttgcaggaagaagaaaggaagcagaaaaatgCTCTTAA
- the MRPL52 gene encoding large ribosomal subunit protein mL52 isoform X3: MAASGFPRSVAPGHRGHTHFRFPFLGMAALGSLLSSVRRLHCSAAARAGSQWRLQQGLAASPSGYGPLTELPDWSYADGRPAPPMKGQLRRKAQREKFAVSETSCTAVTGNGSWITGMGAQAAGEVAGRRKEAEKCS; the protein is encoded by the exons ATGGCGGCTTCCGGCTTCCCCCGAAGCGTCGCGCCTGGCCACCGAGGCCATACCCACTTCCGGTTTCCATTCCTCGGCATGGCCGCTTTAGGCTCTCTGCTCTCTA GTGTCCGGAGGCTGCACTGCAGCGCGGCGGCTCGGGCAGGCAGCCAGTGGAGACTCCA GCAGGGCCTGGCGGCCAGCCCCTCCGGCTACGGACCCCTTACGGAGCTCCCGGACTGGTCTTACGCGG ATGGCCGCCCTGCTCCTCCAATGAAAGGCCAGCTTCGAAGAAAAGCCCAAAGGGAGAAGTTTGCAGTGAGTG AGACGAGTTGTACTGCTGTCACAGGAAATGGAAGCTGGATTACAGGCATGGGAGCTCAAGCAGCAGGAGAAGttgcaggaagaagaaaggaagcagaaaaatgCTCTTAA
- the MRPL52 gene encoding large ribosomal subunit protein mL52 isoform X1 → MAASGFPRSVAPGHRGHTHFRFPFLGMAALGSLLSTGVRRLHCSAAARAGSQWRLQQGLAASPSGYGPLTELPDWSYADGRPAPPMKGQLRRKAQREKFARRVVLLSQEMEAGLQAWELKQQEKLQEEERKQKNALKPKGAALQSS, encoded by the exons ATGGCGGCTTCCGGCTTCCCCCGAAGCGTCGCGCCTGGCCACCGAGGCCATACCCACTTCCGGTTTCCATTCCTCGGCATGGCCGCTTTAGGCTCTCTGCTCTCTA CAGGTGTCCGGAGGCTGCACTGCAGCGCGGCGGCTCGGGCAGGCAGCCAGTGGAGACTCCA GCAGGGCCTGGCGGCCAGCCCCTCCGGCTACGGACCCCTTACGGAGCTCCCGGACTGGTCTTACGCGG ATGGCCGCCCTGCTCCTCCAATGAAAGGCCAGCTTCGAAGAAAAGCCCAAAGGGAGAAGTTTGCA AGACGAGTTGTACTGCTGTCACAGGAAATGGAAGCTGGATTACAGGCATGGGAGCTCAAGCAGCAGGAGAAGttgcaggaagaagaaaggaagcagaaaaatgCTCTTAAACCTAAAGGGGCTGCTCTGCAGAGCTCATGA